A single window of Priestia filamentosa DNA harbors:
- the ylbD gene encoding YlbD family protein, which yields MAQTKKKLHPKVQEFKAFVKKNPKLIEEVRANRKTWKEFYEDWYLLGEEDEVWNAYKTGDEETKTESSQRDFISGLWSQLKKMDMNQVQHYMSNANAAISSLQGLMQEFSSNTPKSNAQKQQGGGNASPFWFKKD from the coding sequence GTGGCGCAAACGAAAAAGAAACTTCATCCAAAGGTCCAGGAGTTTAAAGCTTTTGTGAAGAAAAATCCCAAACTAATTGAGGAAGTTCGCGCAAATCGCAAAACATGGAAAGAGTTTTATGAAGATTGGTATTTGCTTGGTGAAGAAGACGAAGTTTGGAATGCTTATAAAACAGGTGATGAAGAAACAAAAACTGAATCTTCGCAGCGTGATTTTATTAGCGGGCTGTGGAGTCAGCTTAAAAAAATGGATATGAACCAAGTTCAGCATTATATGTCAAACGCAAACGCGGCTATTTCTAGCTTGCAAGGATTAATGCAGGAATTTAGTTCAAATACTCCGAAAAGCAATGCCCAGAAACAACAAGGAGGAGGGAACGCGTCTCCATTTTGGTTCAAAAAAGACTAA
- a CDS encoding YlbE-like family protein — MRQEVYEYIQAKDKLRDFIRQQPMWYRKLTRNPHALNDFELASLNYYKQTIPHKVEKFYNSVEMANMMLAMFQATRSGD; from the coding sequence ATGCGCCAAGAAGTGTATGAATATATACAAGCAAAAGATAAACTACGTGATTTTATTAGGCAGCAGCCTATGTGGTATCGTAAATTAACGCGTAATCCACATGCCCTGAACGATTTTGAACTAGCGTCTTTAAACTACTACAAACAGACAATTCCTCATAAAGTTGAGAAGTTTTATAATTCCGTTGAGATGGCAAATATGATGCTAGCAATGTTTCAAGCAACAAGAAGCGGAGATTAA
- a CDS encoding YlbF family regulator, whose product MFATMETIHLLEQADELSAMIIHSEIGDDYRTKLKELEEDKEAQALISEFVKMKERYEEVQRFGKYHPDFKLVTKEIRRLKREVDLHGTIWAFKQAEKELQNVLDEISVEIGSAVSAQIKVPTGNPFFDTMSSCGGGCGAGGSCGCS is encoded by the coding sequence ATGTTTGCAACGATGGAAACTATTCATTTGTTAGAACAGGCTGACGAGCTATCCGCCATGATTATCCATTCAGAAATCGGCGACGATTATCGAACAAAGTTAAAAGAATTAGAGGAAGATAAGGAAGCGCAAGCTCTAATTAGCGAGTTTGTGAAGATGAAAGAACGCTATGAGGAAGTTCAGCGTTTCGGAAAATATCATCCAGATTTTAAACTTGTTACAAAAGAGATTCGTCGTTTGAAGCGAGAGGTTGACTTACATGGTACAATTTGGGCGTTCAAGCAAGCTGAGAAAGAATTGCAAAATGTGCTTGATGAAATAAGTGTAGAGATTGGTAGTGCTGTTTCAGCTCAAATTAAAGTACCAACAGGTAATCCGTTTTTTGATACGATGTCAAGCTGTGGCGGTGGCTGCGGCGCTGGTGGAAGCTGTGGATGTAGCTGA
- a CDS encoding YlbG family protein → MTERQGLVVYLNSVKQAKALRKYGNVHYVSKSLKYAVLYCDKEKSEGVMTKLKSLPYVKKVLLSYKGSLKTEFENSRPDKAKEYDYKIGL, encoded by the coding sequence ATGACAGAGCGACAAGGCCTTGTCGTTTATTTAAACTCTGTAAAGCAAGCAAAAGCTTTAAGAAAATATGGAAACGTTCACTACGTTTCAAAATCGCTTAAATATGCGGTTTTATACTGTGATAAAGAAAAATCAGAAGGCGTAATGACTAAATTAAAGAGCCTTCCATATGTGAAGAAAGTTCTTCTATCTTATAAAGGATCTCTGAAAACAGAGTTTGAAAATTCAAGACCTGATAAAGCAAAAGAATATGATTATAAAATTGGATTATAA
- a CDS encoding DUF7147 family protein: MIQRFIELGEGYSDLYELLEMARNQSHRVRHLMILNTEKEGRKLSSFLVILEPTSVGSFQPLYICREGIAITDQKSKRLLLFEALAEDLGKTIITLDVKPSTFFGEKELYFQHLIGILRMNRYIPPLS; the protein is encoded by the coding sequence ATGATTCAACGTTTCATTGAACTTGGGGAAGGTTATTCAGATCTTTATGAACTATTAGAAATGGCGAGAAATCAATCACACCGTGTACGCCATCTTATGATTTTAAATACAGAAAAAGAGGGAAGAAAGCTCTCTTCCTTTCTTGTCATTCTTGAGCCTACTTCTGTTGGTTCTTTTCAACCTCTTTATATTTGTCGCGAAGGTATTGCTATTACAGATCAAAAAAGCAAGCGACTTCTACTGTTCGAAGCGCTTGCTGAAGACTTAGGAAAAACCATTATAACGCTTGATGTAAAACCCTCCACTTTCTTTGGTGAAAAGGAACTTTACTTCCAGCATTTAATCGGCATTTTGCGAATGAATCGCTATATTCCACCTTTAAGCTAA
- the rsmD gene encoding 16S rRNA (guanine(966)-N(2))-methyltransferase RsmD yields MRVVSGDKKGLSLKAVPGTTTRPTTDKVKEAIFNMIGPYFDGGIGLDLFGGSGGLGIEALSRGLQSMIFVDRDGKAIRTIKENLNFCKLTDRAEVYRNDAERALKAIEKRELQFDLIILDPPYKAQKLLHLMEEIQKRHLLKEEGIIMAEHENNVELPEVIGKLHCVKKEVYGLTVISIYKHG; encoded by the coding sequence ATGAGAGTAGTATCAGGTGATAAAAAAGGACTAAGTTTAAAAGCTGTTCCAGGCACAACAACTCGCCCGACAACAGATAAAGTAAAAGAAGCGATTTTCAATATGATTGGACCCTATTTTGATGGTGGGATAGGGCTTGATTTGTTTGGAGGCAGCGGTGGTCTTGGAATTGAGGCGCTAAGTAGAGGGCTCCAAAGCATGATTTTTGTAGACCGAGATGGGAAGGCCATTCGGACCATCAAAGAAAATCTAAATTTCTGTAAGCTTACAGATCGTGCTGAAGTGTATCGCAATGATGCAGAACGAGCGCTGAAAGCTATAGAAAAACGAGAGCTACAGTTTGATTTAATTATACTTGATCCGCCATATAAAGCGCAGAAACTCCTGCATCTTATGGAGGAAATTCAAAAACGTCATTTGTTAAAAGAAGAAGGAATTATAATGGCGGAGCATGAGAATAATGTTGAACTTCCAGAAGTGATTGGTAAGCTGCACTGCGTTAAAAAAGAAGTATATGGATTAACAGTTATTTCGATTTATAAACATGGATAA
- the coaD gene encoding pantetheine-phosphate adenylyltransferase: MGSIAICPGSFDPVTNGHLDIITRGAKVFDTVYVCILHNSAKKPLFSADERAELLKTVTSHLPNVKIEIHTGLLMEYAKQKDASAILRGLRAVSDFEYEMQITSVNRVLDDNIETLFMMTNNQYSFLSSSIVKEVAKYGGNISELVPAPVAEALSQKFKE; the protein is encoded by the coding sequence ATGGGGAGCATTGCAATTTGTCCAGGCAGCTTTGATCCTGTAACAAATGGCCACTTAGATATTATTACAAGAGGTGCAAAAGTGTTTGATACGGTTTATGTATGTATCTTGCACAACTCTGCCAAAAAACCGCTTTTTTCAGCTGATGAACGAGCAGAATTATTAAAAACAGTTACAAGTCATCTGCCAAACGTTAAAATCGAGATTCATACAGGTCTTTTAATGGAGTATGCAAAACAAAAAGATGCAAGCGCTATTTTAAGAGGTTTGCGAGCGGTCTCTGATTTTGAATATGAAATGCAAATTACTTCTGTAAACAGAGTACTTGATGACAATATTGAAACATTATTTATGATGACAAACAATCAATATTCTTTTTTAAGTTCAAGCATTGTAAAAGAAGTAGCCAAATACGGAGGAAACATTTCAGAACTTGTGCCAGCGCCTGTTGCAGAAGCACTTAGTCAAAAGTTCAAAGAGTAA
- the ylbJ gene encoding sporulation integral membrane protein YlbJ, whose protein sequence is MKTSFIKTGLLSLLSLMLASTLIMYPKQAFDASLRGLNIWWEVVFPSLLPFFIISEMLIGFGVVRFIGILLEPLMRPVFRVPGIGGFVLAMGMASGFPAGAKLSANMRKKGQLTRIEAERLASFTNSSNPVFIFGAVSVGFFHNPHLGVLLACAHYGGNLLVGIAMRFYGRKEERDYRTKEPKSSFSPLIAFKEMHKARIEDGRMIGKLLGDAIMSSVQTLFMIGGFMIIFSVLNRLLYVTNITSLIGEGLSIIFSALELSTSLSLPFISGIFEITLGNQLISETHSPLFQQVVLASFVLAFSGLSVQAQVASLLADTDIRFSPFFMARILHAGFSVFLIFLLWNPLREHVTTLSGSGEPSQSVLSLFFTEWWQICITYGPLFTIAMLTIYTYLYSRKIKYKL, encoded by the coding sequence GTGAAAACATCGTTTATAAAAACTGGTCTTCTCTCTTTATTATCTCTTATGCTAGCAAGTACTCTTATTATGTATCCAAAACAAGCTTTTGATGCCTCTTTACGGGGCCTCAACATATGGTGGGAAGTTGTTTTCCCTTCTCTTCTTCCTTTCTTTATTATTTCTGAGATGCTGATTGGTTTTGGAGTTGTTCGCTTTATTGGTATTTTACTTGAACCTTTGATGCGCCCCGTTTTTCGTGTTCCGGGTATCGGTGGGTTTGTACTTGCAATGGGAATGGCTTCAGGATTTCCAGCAGGAGCCAAGCTATCCGCAAACATGCGTAAAAAAGGTCAGCTAACCCGAATTGAGGCAGAACGTCTTGCTTCCTTTACGAATTCTTCAAATCCTGTATTTATTTTCGGAGCCGTGTCTGTCGGTTTTTTTCATAATCCTCATTTAGGAGTGTTACTTGCTTGCGCTCACTACGGGGGAAATTTGCTCGTTGGCATTGCGATGAGATTCTACGGCCGAAAGGAAGAGAGAGATTACCGTACTAAAGAACCAAAGAGCTCTTTTTCACCCCTTATTGCTTTTAAAGAAATGCATAAAGCCAGAATAGAAGATGGACGAATGATTGGCAAACTGCTTGGTGATGCAATTATGTCCTCTGTGCAAACGCTCTTTATGATCGGCGGATTTATGATCATTTTTTCTGTGTTAAACAGGCTTCTTTATGTAACCAATATTACGTCTCTCATTGGAGAAGGACTTAGCATTATCTTTTCAGCCCTTGAATTGTCAACATCTTTAAGTTTGCCGTTTATTTCAGGAATTTTTGAAATTACGCTCGGAAACCAGCTTATTAGTGAAACTCATTCACCACTATTTCAACAAGTTGTACTCGCGTCATTTGTTCTTGCATTTAGCGGATTGTCTGTTCAAGCCCAAGTAGCAAGTCTTTTAGCAGATACTGATATTCGCTTTTCACCCTTTTTCATGGCCCGTATCCTTCATGCTGGGTTTTCCGTTTTCCTTATTTTCCTTTTATGGAATCCGCTTCGCGAACATGTTACAACACTAAGTGGAAGCGGTGAACCTTCTCAAAGTGTTTTATCGCTCTTTTTCACAGAATGGTGGCAAATATGCATTACATATGGTCCGCTCTTCACTATTGCCATGCTTACTATATATACTTATCTTTATAGTCGTAAAATAAAGTATAAGTTATAA
- a CDS encoding patatin-like phospholipase family protein, whose product MNRPKIGIALGSGGARGFAHLGVLKVLKEENIEVDYLAGSSMGALVGAFYGTGLEMEQLYRIAFAFKRKYYTDLTLPKMGFIAGERVKELVRMFTKNKNIEDLNIPLSIVTTDIKTGEKVVFDKGPIAPAVRASISIPGIFVPEKVDGRLLVDGGVVDRIPVSVVKEMGADIVIGVNVSRVKMDAEIGSIFDVILQSFDILQMELVKNRETNCDIMIRPRVEKFSSRAFTNIKEIIEQGEAEAIKQLPAIKEKIETWKESFYEK is encoded by the coding sequence ATGAATCGCCCGAAAATTGGTATTGCTCTAGGCTCTGGAGGTGCGAGAGGATTTGCGCATCTTGGAGTTTTAAAAGTCTTAAAAGAAGAAAATATAGAAGTTGACTATTTAGCAGGAAGTAGCATGGGAGCGCTTGTTGGTGCCTTTTACGGAACTGGGCTTGAAATGGAACAGCTTTATCGCATTGCGTTTGCGTTCAAGCGTAAATATTACACAGACCTTACGCTACCTAAAATGGGCTTTATTGCAGGGGAACGTGTGAAAGAACTTGTGCGTATGTTTACGAAAAACAAGAATATTGAAGACTTAAATATCCCTTTATCAATTGTGACCACAGATATTAAAACAGGAGAAAAAGTAGTATTTGATAAAGGACCAATTGCTCCAGCTGTAAGAGCAAGTATTTCGATACCAGGCATTTTTGTGCCTGAAAAAGTTGATGGCCGTCTTCTTGTCGATGGAGGAGTTGTTGATCGCATCCCAGTCTCCGTCGTAAAAGAAATGGGAGCTGATATTGTTATTGGTGTGAACGTTTCACGTGTTAAAATGGATGCTGAGATTGGTTCGATTTTTGACGTTATTTTGCAAAGCTTTGATATTTTGCAGATGGAACTTGTTAAAAACCGGGAAACAAATTGTGACATTATGATTCGTCCACGCGTTGAAAAGTTTAGCTCAAGAGCTTTTACAAACATTAAAGAAATTATTGAACAAGGGGAAGCAGAAGCAATAAAACAACTTCCCGCTATTAAGGAAAAGATCGAGACGTGGAAGGAGTCATTTTATGAAAAGTAG
- a CDS encoding SepM family pheromone-processing serine protease gives MKSSSKRVIWFIIGVLVIFSITFIPLPYYITKPGLAEELEPIVKVEGGYKEEGSLMLTTVRIGKATPLSYALAHFQDFSHLYKEEEILGENESNEEYNTRQLHMMEMSQESAIAIAYEKAGKDIEYKYDGVYVMAVAPDMPADGVLKTGDIVTKVDNKLVKRSEDLISYVEGKKAGDKVSVTFKRNEKVKTETITLEQLKVLNNRVGMGISLVTDFDISVNPKVKINSEEIGGPSAGLMFSLEIYNQLTKDDLTKGRQIAGTGTINEKGEVGEIGGIEQKIVAADKAGAEIFFAPNNHGAKNSNYQDALKAAKQIDTDMKVVPVDTFDDAVSYLNKMPEKE, from the coding sequence ATGAAAAGTAGCAGCAAAAGAGTTATATGGTTTATCATTGGAGTTCTTGTTATCTTCTCCATTACGTTCATTCCATTGCCATACTATATTACGAAGCCAGGACTTGCAGAAGAGTTAGAACCGATTGTGAAAGTGGAGGGCGGCTATAAAGAAGAAGGGTCCCTTATGTTAACAACGGTTCGTATTGGAAAGGCAACGCCACTTTCTTATGCACTTGCTCATTTTCAAGACTTTAGTCACCTTTATAAAGAAGAGGAAATACTGGGTGAAAATGAAAGCAATGAAGAGTATAACACTCGTCAGCTTCATATGATGGAAATGTCTCAAGAATCTGCGATTGCCATTGCCTACGAGAAAGCGGGCAAAGATATAGAGTATAAATATGACGGTGTTTATGTAATGGCAGTTGCTCCAGATATGCCAGCAGACGGCGTATTAAAAACAGGTGATATTGTAACAAAGGTAGACAACAAACTTGTAAAACGCAGTGAAGATCTTATCTCATATGTAGAAGGAAAAAAAGCAGGAGATAAAGTAAGCGTTACATTTAAGAGAAATGAAAAAGTCAAAACAGAGACTATTACGCTAGAGCAGTTAAAAGTGTTGAACAACCGAGTTGGAATGGGAATTTCACTTGTAACAGATTTTGATATCTCTGTTAATCCAAAAGTCAAAATTAACTCAGAAGAAATTGGAGGCCCCTCAGCAGGACTCATGTTTTCACTTGAAATTTATAATCAGTTAACAAAAGATGATTTGACAAAGGGACGTCAAATTGCTGGAACAGGCACAATCAATGAAAAAGGAGAGGTAGGAGAAATTGGTGGAATTGAGCAAAAGATTGTGGCAGCTGATAAAGCAGGAGCGGAGATTTTCTTTGCGCCAAACAATCATGGAGCAAAAAATTCTAACTATCAAGATGCCCTAAAGGCAGCTAAGCAAATTGATACAGATATGAAAGTTGTACCTGTTGATACGTTTGACGATGCTGTTTCCTACTTAAATAAGATGCCTGAAAAAGAATAG
- a CDS encoding nucleotidyltransferase, translated as MKTVGIIAEYNPFHNGHLYHINEAKKQSDTDCAVVIMSGNFLQRGEPALVSKWARTAMALKAGADVVIELPFLFAVGHADTFAYGAINLLESLSVSSLCFGSEHGDISAFLKAAEIARANKPLIEENIKAEMKKGSSYPNAVTNALTHFKTDLDLSQPNNILGFSYVKEIQKLGAKLTPFTIQRKSADYHDESLPSGPIASATSIRKNLFSNQTTIESLSSFTPLSTVDELQKYKKTYKLLHNWEAYFSYLQHQLFILSASELKSHYEMEEGMEYRFLKMMKEADSFQTLMTLIKNKRYTWTRLQRMCLHILMNTNKEEAKALLNSPPPYARLLGMTKQGKNYLNTMKKTFEVPLVSAVSKMDHPLLNMDIKATRVYSLPLDIKVRQRFFKQEYTTPPIQL; from the coding sequence TTGAAAACAGTAGGTATTATCGCGGAATATAATCCGTTTCATAACGGGCACCTCTACCATATAAATGAAGCAAAGAAGCAAAGTGATACAGATTGTGCAGTCGTTATTATGAGCGGGAATTTTCTCCAGCGCGGGGAACCTGCTCTTGTTTCAAAATGGGCTCGCACTGCAATGGCTTTAAAAGCAGGAGCAGATGTTGTGATTGAGCTTCCATTTTTATTTGCTGTAGGACACGCTGATACGTTTGCATATGGTGCTATAAACCTTCTAGAATCCCTGTCTGTTTCGTCTCTTTGCTTTGGAAGTGAACATGGAGATATCTCTGCCTTCCTAAAAGCAGCTGAAATTGCACGTGCAAACAAACCTCTTATCGAAGAAAATATTAAAGCTGAAATGAAAAAAGGAAGTAGCTATCCAAACGCAGTAACAAATGCTTTAACTCATTTTAAAACTGATTTAGATTTATCACAACCAAACAATATCCTTGGTTTTTCTTACGTAAAAGAAATTCAGAAACTTGGTGCTAAGCTAACTCCTTTTACAATTCAGCGTAAAAGTGCAGACTATCATGATGAAAGTCTTCCAAGCGGTCCTATTGCAAGTGCTACAAGCATCCGAAAAAACCTATTCTCAAACCAAACAACTATTGAAAGTCTTTCTTCTTTCACACCACTTTCTACAGTTGATGAGCTGCAAAAGTATAAAAAAACATATAAACTTTTGCATAATTGGGAAGCCTATTTCTCCTATTTACAGCATCAACTTTTCATTCTTTCGGCTTCTGAGCTTAAAAGTCATTATGAAATGGAAGAAGGAATGGAATACCGCTTCTTAAAAATGATGAAAGAAGCTGACTCCTTCCAAACATTGATGACTCTTATTAAAAACAAACGTTACACATGGACAAGACTTCAACGCATGTGCCTACATATTTTAATGAATACAAATAAAGAGGAAGCTAAAGCTCTTCTAAACAGTCCTCCTCCATATGCAAGACTTCTAGGAATGACAAAGCAAGGAAAAAACTACTTAAATACAATGAAAAAAACTTTCGAAGTTCCCCTTGTTTCAGCCGTATCTAAAATGGACCATCCCCTTTTAAATATGGATATAAAAGCAACTAGAGTATATAGCCTACCTTTAGATATAAAGGTGCGTCAGCGCTTTTTCAAGCAAGAATATACAACACCACCTATTCAACTATGA
- a CDS encoding YceD family protein, with protein sequence MKWSVHQLRKLQSKGLNIDEKVDLSDIVKRDGEIRDISPVHITGRGDIFSTHVTFHLRIQGELILPCARTLVDVPYEFDIETDETFILTSTDEETGEDVHYIEQDIVDLQPVVEELIVLQVPIQVFSDEQNPEGAAPQSGHDWQVITEEDQEQKVDPRLSVLQDYFKDKKD encoded by the coding sequence TTGAAATGGTCAGTGCACCAACTGCGTAAATTACAAAGTAAAGGTTTAAATATAGATGAGAAAGTAGATCTGTCTGACATCGTAAAACGAGATGGAGAGATTCGTGATATTTCTCCTGTTCATATTACGGGAAGAGGAGACATTTTCTCAACACATGTTACCTTTCATTTAAGAATACAAGGGGAACTTATCTTGCCTTGTGCGAGAACACTTGTTGATGTTCCTTATGAATTTGACATTGAAACGGATGAAACCTTTATTTTAACGTCAACAGATGAAGAAACAGGAGAAGATGTTCATTACATTGAACAAGATATCGTTGATTTACAGCCGGTAGTGGAAGAACTTATCGTCCTTCAAGTACCTATCCAAGTTTTTAGTGACGAACAGAATCCAGAAGGGGCTGCCCCTCAGTCTGGTCACGATTGGCAGGTTATTACAGAGGAAGATCAAGAACAAAAAGTAGATCCACGTCTCTCTGTTCTTCAGGATTATTTTAAAGACAAGAAAGACTAA
- the rpmF gene encoding 50S ribosomal protein L32: protein MAVPFRRTSKMKKRTRRTHFKLQVPGMVECPNCGDMKLAHRVCKACGTYKGKEVAK from the coding sequence ATGGCTGTACCTTTTAGAAGAACTTCTAAAATGAAGAAAAGAACTCGTCGTACGCATTTCAAACTACAAGTTCCTGGTATGGTAGAATGCCCAAATTGTGGCGACATGAAGCTTGCACACCGCGTATGTAAAGCTTGTGGAACATACAAAGGAAAAGAAGTAGCAAAATAA
- a CDS encoding RsfA family transcriptional regulator: protein MTSTRQDAWTSDEDLLLAEVVLRHIREGGTQLAAFEEVGRKLSRTSAACGFRWNSYVRKQYKTGIESAKKQRKEFKSSAVPAPIFVQNASEEGTGVKTLTLDEIISYLQNLKNGNGGSLEAAEENKKLSLKIKELEKKVNRLEQEKQMLQTNLIVVRDDYKALIEIMERAKRVVLSDSTVKEKVEEVK from the coding sequence ATGACATCAACAAGGCAGGATGCATGGACTAGTGATGAAGATTTATTGTTGGCGGAAGTAGTCCTTCGCCATATTAGAGAAGGTGGGACACAGCTAGCCGCTTTTGAAGAAGTAGGAAGAAAGCTATCAAGAACATCAGCTGCTTGCGGATTTCGTTGGAATTCCTATGTGCGCAAGCAATATAAAACAGGAATTGAAAGTGCTAAAAAACAGCGGAAAGAATTTAAGTCTTCAGCTGTTCCGGCACCGATTTTTGTACAAAATGCTTCTGAGGAAGGAACAGGGGTTAAAACGTTAACGCTTGATGAGATTATTAGCTATCTGCAGAATCTTAAAAATGGAAATGGTGGTTCTTTGGAAGCTGCAGAAGAAAATAAAAAGCTTAGTTTGAAAATAAAAGAGTTAGAAAAGAAAGTAAACAGGTTGGAGCAGGAAAAACAAATGCTACAAACAAATTTAATTGTTGTAAGAGATGACTATAAAGCGCTTATTGAAATTATGGAAAGAGCAAAAAGAGTTGTTTTAAGTGACTCAACTGTAAAGGAAAAAGTGGAAGAAGTGAAGTAA
- a CDS encoding N-acetyltransferase yields MYNKDVKRLKINYKTLEEFKKFKEYGIQELSMLEDLQANISENEIESPFFGIYLGDSLVARMSLYKRGKKYDQYFEPSQEYLEIWKLETLKDYQQQGYGRALIEFAKSFNLPIKTSPRVKSSEFWNKMGFTPVKYDMDRDLGENPLVWQPAGVSQKA; encoded by the coding sequence ATGTATAACAAAGATGTAAAGAGGCTAAAAATCAACTACAAGACGCTCGAAGAATTTAAGAAATTTAAAGAATACGGCATACAAGAGCTCTCCATGTTAGAAGATTTACAAGCAAACATCTCAGAAAATGAAATAGAGTCACCTTTCTTTGGAATTTATTTAGGAGATAGTTTAGTCGCACGTATGAGTTTATACAAGCGAGGAAAGAAATATGATCAATACTTTGAACCTTCTCAAGAATATCTTGAAATATGGAAACTTGAAACGCTGAAAGACTATCAACAACAAGGATATGGAAGAGCTCTTATCGAGTTTGCAAAATCGTTTAACTTACCTATTAAAACAAGTCCACGTGTTAAGTCAAGTGAATTCTGGAACAAGATGGGCTTCACTCCTGTAAAATACGATATGGATCGAGACTTAGGCGAGAATCCACTTGTGTGGCAGCCTGCTGGTGTTTCTCAAAAAGCTTAA
- a CDS encoding 2-dehydropantoate 2-reductase, which produces MEKLDVIGGGSLGLLYAGYLSEQWDVTLYTKTEEQANAIKQKGILVYKEASLRFFPKVKPISSYVDKGHLAIVTLKEYQLSSIMPILKATCRPLLFIQNGMNHLKMLDKLTAENVFLGVVEHGALRLNENTVHHKGEGKTKVSVWRGEKTFLSSLLTYNKQFPFVYEDDWKEILLGKLVINILVNPLTALYKVENGVLLENPYFLQNMRALLNEVHNVLELKDVESTFKNVLTICKNTKDNRSSMLQDLQNKGITEIDAIVGYVLEEAERKKIETPLLSFLYASIKGLEKGES; this is translated from the coding sequence ATGGAGAAACTAGATGTAATTGGTGGGGGAAGCCTTGGATTATTATATGCAGGGTATTTATCAGAACAATGGGATGTTACTTTATACACTAAAACAGAAGAACAAGCAAATGCTATTAAGCAAAAGGGGATTTTAGTTTATAAAGAAGCTTCTCTTCGCTTTTTTCCAAAAGTAAAACCAATCTCTTCTTATGTGGATAAAGGTCATCTCGCTATAGTAACGTTAAAGGAATATCAGCTCTCTTCAATTATGCCCATTTTAAAGGCTACATGCCGTCCTCTGCTCTTTATTCAAAATGGTATGAATCACTTAAAAATGCTTGATAAATTAACAGCTGAAAATGTTTTTCTAGGAGTTGTGGAGCATGGAGCATTGCGGCTTAATGAAAATACCGTTCATCACAAAGGAGAGGGAAAAACAAAAGTAAGTGTATGGAGAGGGGAGAAAACATTCCTTTCTTCGCTTTTGACATATAACAAACAATTTCCATTTGTTTATGAAGATGATTGGAAGGAAATACTTCTTGGGAAACTTGTCATAAATATACTCGTGAACCCCTTAACAGCTCTTTATAAAGTGGAAAATGGAGTTCTCTTAGAAAATCCCTACTTTCTTCAAAATATGAGAGCTTTGCTTAATGAAGTACATAATGTGTTAGAGTTAAAAGATGTGGAAAGTACTTTTAAAAACGTATTAACAATCTGCAAAAACACCAAAGATAACCGTTCTTCAATGCTTCAAGACTTGCAAAATAAAGGTATAACAGAGATTGATGCAATCGTTGGTTACGTGTTGGAAGAAGCGGAGAGAAAGAAAATCGAGACGCCTCTCTTATCATTTTTATACGCTTCTATAAAAGGATTAGAAAAGGGGGAGAGTTAA
- a CDS encoding DUF3397 domain-containing protein, with product MGSIFSAILATLITLPLVAFILFYAVLRKVLGSNRRAFHLSIDITTIILIFSVYCLSAVIWEGSYLWLILLILLTIAALTTLLQWKKTKDVQFKRVLKGFWRVSFLLFFIAHLALFIYGIFSRLQNI from the coding sequence ATGGGAAGCATCTTTTCAGCGATTTTAGCAACGCTTATAACGCTTCCTTTAGTGGCGTTTATTCTGTTTTATGCTGTGCTTCGCAAGGTTTTGGGAAGCAATCGAAGAGCTTTTCATCTATCAATTGATATTACAACCATTATCCTTATTTTCTCTGTATACTGCCTATCTGCTGTTATTTGGGAAGGCTCATATTTATGGCTTATTTTACTCATCCTTTTAACTATTGCAGCTCTCACGACATTGCTACAGTGGAAGAAGACGAAAGACGTCCAATTTAAAAGAGTTTTAAAAGGATTTTGGAGAGTGAGCTTTCTTCTTTTTTTTATTGCACATTTAGCTCTTTTTATATATGGGATTTTTAGTCGTCTTCAAAATATTTAG